A single genomic interval of Zobellia nedashkovskayae harbors:
- the rfbC gene encoding dTDP-4-dehydrorhamnose 3,5-epimerase: MRVTKTELEGCFILEPKVFEDDRGYFMESYNSEMFNDIIGRKVTFVQDNQAFSTIGVARGLHYQIGEYAQAKLVRVIQGKVLDVAVDVRKDSVTFGKHIAVELSAENKKQLFVPRGFAHGYVVLSKTAEFFYKCDNLYNKNAEGGIIYNDRSLNIDWILPHDDLIISEKDLVLPSLENASL; this comes from the coding sequence ATGAGAGTAACAAAAACTGAATTAGAAGGGTGTTTTATTTTGGAACCTAAGGTCTTTGAAGATGATCGGGGATATTTTATGGAGTCGTATAATTCTGAAATGTTTAATGATATCATAGGGAGAAAAGTAACTTTTGTACAAGATAACCAAGCTTTTTCTACCATAGGTGTTGCTAGAGGTTTGCATTATCAGATAGGGGAATATGCTCAAGCAAAACTGGTTCGAGTAATTCAGGGCAAAGTTTTAGATGTTGCTGTTGATGTTAGAAAGGATTCCGTAACTTTTGGTAAACACATAGCTGTAGAGCTAAGTGCCGAAAACAAAAAACAGCTTTTTGTACCAAGAGGGTTTGCTCATGGTTATGTTGTTCTAAGTAAAACCGCAGAGTTTTTTTATAAATGTGATAATCTTTATAATAAAAACGCTGAAGGTGGAATTATTTACAACGATAGATCGCTTAATATAGACTGGATTTTACCTCACGATGATTTAATTATTTCAGAGAAAGACCTTGTACTACCTTCTTTAGAAAATGCTTCATTATGA
- the rfbA gene encoding glucose-1-phosphate thymidylyltransferase RfbA, with product MKGIILAGGSGTRLHPLTLTVSKQLMPIYDKPMIYYPLSTLMYAGIREILIISTPKDLPLFETLLGDGKKFGCEFSYAVQDDPNGLAESFIIGADFVGKDKVALVLGDNIFYGSGLAKLLQSNNDPDGGIIYAYRVNDPERYGVVEFDSTGKAISIEEKPLEPKSNYAVPGIYFYDNDVIEIARNITPSHRGELEITDINKVYLEKGKLSVSILDRGTAWLDTGTFQSLMQASQFVEVIEERQGLKIGAIEAAAYEMGFINKEQFKELAAPLMKSGYGTNLLGILDKD from the coding sequence ATGAAAGGAATAATATTAGCAGGTGGATCAGGAACCCGTTTACATCCACTTACCTTAACCGTAAGTAAACAGCTAATGCCGATTTATGATAAACCCATGATTTATTATCCACTTTCTACATTAATGTATGCAGGGATAAGGGAAATATTGATTATTTCAACACCTAAAGACCTTCCATTGTTCGAAACCCTTTTAGGAGATGGTAAAAAGTTCGGTTGTGAGTTTTCTTATGCAGTGCAAGATGACCCAAACGGTCTTGCAGAATCATTTATTATTGGAGCTGATTTCGTGGGAAAGGATAAAGTAGCTTTAGTTTTAGGAGATAATATATTTTATGGCTCAGGATTAGCCAAATTATTACAGTCAAACAATGACCCGGACGGAGGGATTATCTATGCTTATCGTGTAAACGATCCAGAGAGATATGGAGTAGTCGAATTTGACAGTACCGGAAAAGCTATCAGTATTGAAGAAAAACCTTTAGAACCAAAATCTAATTATGCGGTACCTGGTATATACTTTTATGATAATGACGTTATTGAAATTGCTAGAAACATAACCCCAAGCCATAGAGGTGAACTTGAAATAACCGATATAAATAAAGTCTACCTTGAGAAGGGAAAACTAAGTGTAAGTATTTTAGATCGTGGAACAGCATGGCTTGATACCGGAACATTTCAATCGCTCATGCAGGCATCTCAATTCGTAGAGGTTATTGAGGAACGACAAGGGCTTAAAATAGGCGCTATTGAGGCCGCAGCGTATGAGATGGGATTTATAAATAAAGAACAGTTTAAAGAACTTGCTGCACCCCTTATGAAAAGCGGTTATGGAACTAATCTTTTAGGAATTTTAGATAAAGATTAA
- the rfbB gene encoding dTDP-glucose 4,6-dehydratase, whose product MNVLITGGAGFIGSHVVRRFVNSYKEYSIYNLDALTYAGNLENLRDIENESNYNFIKGDIVDADFVDSMFKKYRFDAVIHLAAESHVDRSITDPLAFIRTNVLGTANLLNASKALWGKKAKDKRFYHVSTDEVYGSLSEEGLFTETTSYDPNSPYSASKASSDHFVRAYGETFGMPYVITNCSNNYGPNHFPEKLIPLFINNIIENKALPVYGDGKYTRDWLFVEDHALAIDLVFHKGRNHETYNIGGFNEWQNIDLIKLLCSIMDKKLNRPVGTSKKLISYVKDRPGHDLRYAIDASKINKELGWKPSVTFEEGLERTIDWYLNNKTWLKNVTSGKYKSYYKEMYPSV is encoded by the coding sequence ATGAATGTTTTAATAACCGGAGGAGCAGGATTTATAGGGTCACATGTGGTGCGTAGATTTGTAAATAGTTATAAAGAATATTCTATATATAACTTAGATGCACTGACGTATGCTGGGAATTTAGAAAACCTAAGAGATATAGAGAATGAATCAAACTACAATTTTATCAAAGGAGATATTGTGGATGCAGATTTTGTCGATTCTATGTTCAAAAAGTATCGTTTTGATGCCGTTATTCATCTAGCAGCTGAATCACATGTTGACCGGTCAATTACAGATCCTCTGGCTTTTATTAGAACAAATGTATTAGGTACAGCAAATTTGTTGAATGCATCTAAAGCACTATGGGGTAAGAAAGCAAAGGATAAACGTTTTTATCATGTAAGTACTGATGAGGTTTATGGTTCTTTGTCAGAAGAAGGACTATTCACCGAGACAACTTCTTATGATCCAAATTCGCCTTATTCCGCATCTAAGGCAAGTTCAGACCATTTTGTTAGGGCTTATGGAGAAACTTTTGGGATGCCTTATGTAATAACCAATTGCTCCAATAATTATGGACCAAATCATTTTCCAGAAAAACTCATTCCTTTATTTATAAATAATATTATAGAAAACAAGGCATTACCGGTTTATGGGGATGGTAAATACACAAGAGATTGGCTTTTTGTTGAAGACCACGCTCTTGCAATAGATTTAGTATTCCATAAGGGAAGAAACCATGAAACATATAATATTGGAGGTTTTAACGAATGGCAGAATATTGATTTGATTAAGCTTCTATGTTCTATTATGGATAAGAAGTTAAATCGGCCCGTGGGAACATCAAAAAAACTAATTTCATACGTAAAAGATAGACCAGGGCATGACTTAAGGTATGCAATTGATGCTAGTAAAATCAATAAAGAATTGGGGTGGAAACCTTCTGTAACTTTTGAAGAAGGGCTAGAACGAACAATTGATTGGTATTTGAACAATAAAACATGGTTAAAAAATGTAACCTCAGGGAAATATAAATCATACTATAAAGAAATGTACCCTTCGGTATAG